The sequence TTGAAATTTCTGCAAGCGTCATGTCGGCGGTATTCTTGTCGTCAAGCAATACGTCACCCGCCATCGTTCCCGATTGATAAAGCGGAATAAGACCGTTAATCAGTTTGGAAATGGTCGTCTTGCCGCAACCCGACTCCCCCACAAGCACAACGCATTCGCCAGACTTGATTTCGAAATTCAAGTTTTTAATGACGGCATCGTCAAGGGATTCCGTGTAGGAAAAGGAAACATTTTTTAGCGAGATGTTCATGCGCGGGCCCCTATAAACAGCGCTATTACGGCGCAGCAATATAACGCCACGACAACATCTTGAACATGAAACCCGATTTTGACAATGCAACTGCGTCTCGTTTCTGGCGAAAGTCCGCGCGTCGTCGCCGCCACCGAAAGTTCGTCACCGATTTTTGTGAGCGACACCAGTAGCGGAATAAGTCTGTATTCCAAAATGGCAAGCGGGTTCTTTAATGTCCGCAGGCTGAACAGGCGAATGCCCCGCATGCGCATTGCGTTTCCGATATCGCGGGCTTCATCGAATACGGTCGGGAAAAAGCGAATCATCACCGCCAAGGGAATCGTCACTTTGTTAGGAATATGCATCTTCGACATTCCCGCCATGAACTCGTTCACCTTGGTGGTCGTCATGACATAGTAAAAAATAACGCTTATCGGCATCACATGCGAAACAAGCATCATCGTCGAGACAAACAGCGTGCCCGCCAGCCCGACATCCATCGTTTTTAAATAATCAAAACTGAATGCAGATATTGCGTACAAGAAAGAAAAGAGCAGGGAAAACCGCCATCTTTTTTCAAGCACCAATAAAACTGCCGGCAAAACAACAATCATGGCGCCGTAAATCACTGGCGCGGAAAGAATGACGCTGTTTCCCGCAATCGTTAAGAACAGTTTTGTCCGAGGGTCCAATTTCACCGGGCAAGACCGATCCGTTCAAAATGCTTTTTCATGATGCGGCGGGCCACGAGTCCACCGATAACGGCACCCAAGATGCCGAAGGTGTAAATTCCGACCAGGGGCCAGATACTGTTAGAAAGTTCCGCCAATTTCGCAACGTAACCTTCGTCGCACATGCCACGGGTATATTCTAGATATTCCTCGGTATAAAGCCAAAGCGGAAGCATCATCGAAGAACTCATTAGGCTCAAGACAATGTTTGCCATGTACAAGCCAGCAAAATTTTTCCCTATGATTTTCAGAATTGTTCCCGACAGTAGCCCAACTGCAAGGCTTATCGCAAACATGATAACGCTCTGGCCCATCACCAGCATTGCTCCCCCGAATATGCCGCAAAAAAGCATACAGCACAGGATCGGCCTTTCTATTTTCGAATAGAACAGGAACATGGGAACACTCGTCACAAGCGCAATGCTCGCGGTCGAAAAAACAATAAGGGCGGGAATGTAGCCGATGCTCGACGACATAAAACCAAGCACGATATAAAGCGCCGCAAAAATGCCCACGTTCACTAGGTCACGGACCAAGGTATTCGATGATTTTTTCCCGGTCGATCTTACATTACTCATAAAAGTCTCCAATAGCAAACAAATGCATGCCAAATAGAGTTTTTAGGCGCTTTTTTTTCTACTCCATTTAGACAGAAAAAGGACCGTGGCAAAACGCCACAGTCCCCTTTTTGCGCATTATGCGAGGTAATTAGAAGCTGTACACCGTTTCAAGACCGAAACGCAGAGCATTGTCGTCTTCGTTATCCTGCACGGCAACATCCACCATGCCGAAAGCGGTGATTTCCAGGTTTTCGACCGGAGTGATGTAGACACGGGCACCGACATCGAACGTAGCAGCGGTATCGTCATCATCATCCAAGGTGTGCGTGTGGTATTCTACAGGAATACCGAGCTTGATGAATTCTGCAAGCTTGAAAGCCGGTTCGGCATACACGAAGAAGTATTCC is a genomic window of Fibrobacter sp. UWB5 containing:
- a CDS encoding MptD family putative ECF transporter S component, which produces MSNVRSTGKKSSNTLVRDLVNVGIFAALYIVLGFMSSSIGYIPALIVFSTASIALVTSVPMFLFYSKIERPILCCMLFCGIFGGAMLVMGQSVIMFAISLAVGLLSGTILKIIGKNFAGLYMANIVLSLMSSSMMLPLWLYTEEYLEYTRGMCDEGYVAKLAELSNSIWPLVGIYTFGILGAVIGGLVARRIMKKHFERIGLAR
- a CDS encoding energy-coupling factor transporter transmembrane component T codes for the protein MKLDPRTKLFLTIAGNSVILSAPVIYGAMIVVLPAVLLVLEKRWRFSLLFSFLYAISAFSFDYLKTMDVGLAGTLFVSTMMLVSHVMPISVIFYYVMTTTKVNEFMAGMSKMHIPNKVTIPLAVMIRFFPTVFDEARDIGNAMRMRGIRLFSLRTLKNPLAILEYRLIPLLVSLTKIGDELSVAATTRGLSPETRRSCIVKIGFHVQDVVVALYCCAVIALFIGARA